In Carassius carassius chromosome 19, fCarCar2.1, whole genome shotgun sequence, a single genomic region encodes these proteins:
- the cxcr4b gene encoding C-X-C chemokine receptor type 4b gives MNNLDFYDHIILDNSSDSGSGDFDFDEFCDLKVSNDFQKIFLPIVYGIIFVLGIIGNGLVVLVMGFQKKTKNMTDKYRLHLSIADLLFVLMLPFWAVDAASGWLFGEFLCVTVNMIYTLNLYSSVLILAFISLDRYLAVVRATNSQQFRRLLAEKVIYLGVWLPATLLTIPDLVFAKVHNTGINTICELTYPQQANIVWKAVFRFQHIIVGFLLPGLIILTCYCIIISKLSKNSKGQVLKRKALKTTVILILCFFICWLPYCAGILVDALVMLNVISHSCFLEQGLEKWIFFTEALAYFHCCLNPILYAFLGVRFSKSARKALSISSRSSHKMLTKKRGPISSVSTESESSSVLSS, from the exons ATGAACAACCTGGACTTTTACGAT CACATCATTTTAGATAACAGCTCAGACTCTGGATCTGGAGACTTTGACTTTGACGAATTCTGTGACCTTAAAGTCAGTAATGACTTCCAGAAGATCTTTCTTCCTATTGTATATGGGATTATATTTGTCCTGGGAATCATTGGCAATGGACTTGTTGTGCTTGTGATGGGCTTCCAAAAGAAGAcaaagaacatgacagacaaataCAGGTTGCATCTCTCCATCGCCGACCTCCTGTTTGTCCTCATGTTACCCTTTTGGGCTGTGGATGCGGCTAGCGGATGGCTTTTTGGGGAATTCCTGTGCGTCACTGTCAATATGATCTACACTCTGAACCTGTACAGCAGCGTGCTGATTCTGGCTTTCATCAGCCTGGATAGGTACCTGGCAGTTGTCCGTGCCACAAACAGCCAGCAGTTTAGGAGGTTGCTCGCAGAAAAGGTGATCTACCTTGGAGTTTGGCTCCCAGCGACCCTACTCACCATCCCTGATCTGGTGTTCGCCAAAGTCCACAATACAGGCATAAATACGATCTGCGAGCTCACCTACCCACAGCAAGCAAACATAGTGTGGAAAGCCGTTTTCCGTTTCCAGCACATCATCGTTGGCTTTTTGCTGCCTGGTCTGATCATTCTGACCTGTTACTGCATCATCATCTCAAAACTGTCCAAGAACTCCAAAGGTCAGGTCCTGAAGAGGAAGGCGCTGAAAACAACTGTCATCCTCATCCTCTGCTTTTTCATCTGCTGGTTGCCTTACTGTGCCGGCATCCTGGTGGACGCTCTGGTGATGTTGAATGTCATATCTCACAGCTGTTTCCTGGAGCAGGGTCTGGAGAAATGGATCTTCTTTACTGAGGCGCTTGCGTATTTCCACTGCTGTCTCAACCCCATCCTTTATGCTTTCCTGGGAGTCAGATTCAGTAAATCTGCCCGTAAGGCTCTGAGCATCAGCAGTAGATCAAGTCACAAGATGCTGACCAAGAAAAGAGGTCCTATATCATCAGTATCTACTGAGTCGGAGTCATCTAGTGTCCTGTCCAGTTAA